In Actinomycetota bacterium, the following are encoded in one genomic region:
- a CDS encoding pseudouridine-5'-phosphate glycosidase, protein MTDRFEVADEVRDALTRGVGVVALETSVIGQGLPAPRNDECVRRMSAAIRAAGSVPAWIGVVDGCLIVGLSPDELARFYESGAATKVARRDLPAAVATGALGATTVSATIWAGAKAGVALGATGGIGGVHPGKSPDVSADLLELARTPGMLVCSGPKSIIDPVATAEKLEELGVSIVGYGVDRLPHFLAREAPVDLEHRVDAPGEAAAVLGASLALDTASTVLVCNPVPSWVAMDAQDVARAAAEAERLADEQAAFGKARTPFQLSTLAELTGGRSLEANLALLEDNARVAAEIAVAHAARS, encoded by the coding sequence GTGACTGATCGCTTCGAGGTGGCCGACGAGGTCCGCGACGCGCTGACCCGGGGGGTCGGCGTCGTCGCGCTCGAGACCAGCGTGATCGGTCAGGGCCTTCCCGCCCCGCGCAACGACGAGTGCGTGCGGCGCATGAGCGCCGCGATCCGAGCCGCGGGCAGCGTGCCCGCCTGGATCGGCGTCGTCGACGGGTGCCTGATCGTCGGCCTTTCACCCGACGAACTCGCCCGCTTCTACGAGTCGGGAGCCGCCACCAAGGTGGCGCGGCGCGACCTTCCGGCCGCCGTGGCGACTGGGGCGCTCGGGGCGACGACGGTGAGCGCCACGATCTGGGCGGGGGCGAAGGCGGGCGTGGCCCTCGGCGCGACCGGAGGCATCGGTGGCGTGCATCCGGGCAAGTCGCCCGACGTCAGTGCCGATCTGCTCGAGCTCGCGCGCACGCCGGGGATGCTCGTCTGCTCCGGGCCGAAGTCCATCATCGACCCGGTCGCCACGGCCGAGAAGCTCGAAGAGCTCGGCGTGTCGATCGTGGGGTACGGGGTGGATCGGCTGCCGCACTTCCTGGCGAGGGAGGCGCCGGTCGACCTCGAGCACCGCGTCGACGCCCCCGGCGAGGCCGCCGCCGTGCTCGGCGCCTCGCTCGCCCTGGACACCGCCTCCACCGTGCTGGTGTGCAACCCGGTGCCGTCCTGGGTCGCGATGGACGCCCAGGACGTGGCACGAGCGGCCGCGGAGGCCGAGCGCCTCGCCGACGAGCAGGCGGCGTTCGGGAAGGCGCGCACACCGTTCCAGCTCTCGACGTTGGCCGAGCTCACCGGCGGGCGGAGCCTCGAGGCGAACCTCGCGCTGCTCGAAGACAACGCGCGCGTGGCGGCGGAGATCGCGGTCGCGCACGCCGCTCGCTCGTGA
- a CDS encoding PfkB family carbohydrate kinase has translation MDLVCVGDVMLDIRVDAEALKRGGDVHGRVLLQPGGTSANAAVWGAWAGATTQVLGRVGDDLPGRTVRGALVEGGVDAALTVDARTPTGTMLVVHEPGERSMVADRGANARLAPEDLPPAIEAGAVLVSGYLLLQEAGHDAAVEALTRARADLIAVETASWPLLEAFGADRFFGETSVADAVLANEREVEVLTGRGGAGAAAALGERYRLAAVKMDRRGAVLCADGRVLVAPAEVIDEIDPTGAGDAFDGVLLAMLVRGAAPEDALARACHAGALVAASEQAWPQPGAPRD, from the coding sequence GTGGACCTGGTGTGCGTCGGCGACGTGATGCTCGACATCCGGGTCGACGCGGAGGCGTTGAAGCGCGGCGGCGACGTACACGGCCGCGTGCTCCTGCAGCCGGGGGGCACCTCGGCCAACGCGGCGGTCTGGGGGGCGTGGGCGGGCGCGACGACGCAGGTGCTGGGTCGCGTGGGCGACGACCTGCCGGGAAGGACCGTGCGCGGGGCGCTCGTCGAAGGAGGGGTCGACGCAGCGCTCACGGTCGACGCGCGCACGCCGACGGGCACGATGCTCGTCGTCCACGAGCCGGGGGAACGGTCCATGGTCGCGGACCGAGGCGCGAACGCCCGGCTCGCGCCCGAGGACCTCCCCCCAGCGATCGAGGCCGGCGCCGTGCTGGTCTCGGGCTACCTCCTGCTGCAGGAGGCCGGCCACGATGCGGCCGTCGAGGCCCTGACCAGGGCACGGGCCGACCTGATCGCGGTGGAGACCGCGTCGTGGCCACTCCTCGAAGCCTTCGGGGCCGATCGCTTCTTCGGGGAGACCTCGGTGGCCGACGCGGTACTCGCGAACGAGCGAGAAGTCGAGGTGCTCACGGGCCGTGGCGGCGCCGGCGCCGCGGCGGCGCTCGGCGAACGCTACCGGCTCGCGGCGGTGAAGATGGATCGCCGGGGGGCCGTCCTCTGCGCCGACGGACGCGTGCTCGTCGCTCCCGCCGAAGTGATCGACGAGATCGACCCCACGGGAGCGGGTGATGCTTTCGACGGGGTGCTGCTCGCGATGCTCGTGCGAGGTGCCGCACCCGAGGACGCACTCGCCCGCGCCTGCCACGCCGGCGCCCTCGTCGCGGCGAGCGAGCAAGCGTGGCCCCAACCGGGGGCTCCCCGTGACTGA
- the pknB gene encoding Stk1 family PASTA domain-containing Ser/Thr kinase, which produces MQEGITSRSIAQPAPTGAPQGHALVTLDGRYAIVERIASGGMGEVFRARDTVLAREVAIKVLHRSLAGDQAFVDRFRTEARAAAGLSHPNIVAVFDWGSVDGIYYMVMEFVRGQSLRALLNRDGRLEPAQTTEVVRQTLLALDHAHRQGIVHRDIKPENILVTTEGVVKVADFGLARAYAEGRQTQAGTVTGTVQYLAPEQIRGEPADPRSDLYSLGIVSYELLTGKLPFTGETAMSIAYKHLSGRVPVPSAAVHSVPTELDGFVASATDRDREMRPESALAMHRDLDAIAPSLPPSRALGSIVDDAPAVTPLPDDGTTTDVVVLGDAAATSELETTTATIARVERGTRRRWRRLLGIVALVAALAASAWGVWTYLIPHRADVPALAGVSVDEARDRLSDLGFAVVIADGQYSPRLAEDRVIRVQPEPGTSLEQGETVTIVPSLGPPPVKAPNIEGMTLERATTQLEGAGLAVSIVKRRYDDEIPEGSVIEQRQTGMVPSGSTVEVVVSKGHAPVEVPKVAGMSETEASDALQALGFTVRTEEAFSNGVERGFVIGASPKAGEETAYASTVTLKVSLGPERFQAPSFIGLTRGAAEDRAAEYGLQVSFTDLPGGTGVVITQSPAPGVMVSYGDTIQLFLL; this is translated from the coding sequence GTGCAGGAGGGCATCACGTCTAGGAGTATCGCGCAGCCGGCGCCCACGGGGGCTCCGCAAGGCCATGCGCTCGTCACGCTCGATGGACGCTACGCCATCGTGGAGCGCATCGCCTCGGGCGGCATGGGCGAGGTCTTCCGCGCCCGCGACACGGTCCTCGCTCGCGAGGTCGCGATCAAGGTGCTCCACCGGTCCCTCGCCGGCGACCAGGCGTTCGTCGACCGGTTCAGAACCGAAGCGCGTGCGGCTGCCGGCCTCTCCCACCCCAACATCGTGGCCGTCTTCGACTGGGGCTCGGTCGACGGCATCTACTACATGGTCATGGAGTTCGTCCGTGGCCAGAGCCTTCGGGCGCTGCTGAACCGCGACGGGCGGCTCGAGCCCGCGCAGACCACTGAGGTCGTGCGCCAGACGTTGCTGGCCCTCGACCACGCGCACCGCCAGGGGATCGTGCACCGCGACATCAAGCCCGAGAACATCCTCGTCACCACCGAGGGCGTCGTGAAGGTTGCGGACTTCGGCCTCGCGCGCGCCTACGCCGAGGGACGACAGACCCAGGCAGGAACGGTGACCGGCACGGTCCAGTATCTGGCACCCGAGCAGATCCGGGGCGAGCCCGCCGACCCTCGCAGCGACCTGTACTCGCTCGGCATCGTCAGCTACGAGCTGCTGACCGGGAAGCTTCCGTTCACCGGCGAGACCGCGATGTCGATCGCGTACAAGCACCTGTCGGGGCGGGTGCCGGTGCCCAGCGCGGCCGTCCACTCGGTCCCGACCGAGCTCGACGGGTTCGTGGCGAGCGCCACCGACCGCGACCGAGAGATGCGCCCGGAGTCAGCGCTCGCGATGCATCGCGACCTCGACGCGATCGCGCCCTCGCTCCCCCCCTCGCGGGCACTGGGGTCGATCGTCGACGACGCGCCTGCGGTCACGCCGCTTCCGGACGACGGCACGACGACCGACGTCGTCGTGCTCGGCGACGCGGCGGCGACGAGCGAGCTCGAGACCACCACCGCCACGATCGCGAGGGTGGAGCGGGGTACCCGCCGTCGGTGGCGTCGGCTCCTGGGCATCGTTGCCCTCGTGGCCGCGCTCGCCGCCTCGGCTTGGGGGGTGTGGACGTACCTGATCCCTCACCGTGCCGACGTCCCCGCGCTCGCCGGCGTGTCGGTGGACGAGGCGCGCGATCGGCTCTCCGACCTCGGCTTCGCGGTCGTGATCGCCGACGGACAGTACTCTCCGCGTCTCGCGGAGGATCGCGTGATCCGTGTGCAGCCGGAGCCCGGAACCTCGCTCGAGCAGGGCGAGACGGTCACGATCGTGCCCTCGCTCGGCCCGCCGCCGGTGAAGGCCCCGAACATCGAGGGCATGACCCTCGAACGGGCGACCACGCAGCTCGAAGGGGCCGGTCTCGCCGTCTCGATCGTGAAGCGCCGCTACGACGACGAGATCCCCGAGGGCAGCGTGATCGAGCAGCGGCAGACCGGCATGGTCCCCTCAGGCAGCACGGTCGAGGTGGTCGTGAGCAAGGGACACGCACCCGTCGAGGTTCCGAAGGTCGCCGGCATGAGCGAGACCGAGGCCTCCGACGCCCTCCAGGCGCTCGGCTTCACGGTCAGAACCGAGGAAGCTTTCTCCAACGGCGTCGAGCGCGGGTTCGTCATCGGCGCGAGCCCGAAGGCCGGCGAGGAGACCGCCTACGCCTCGACGGTCACGCTGAAGGTCTCGCTCGGGCCCGAACGTTTCCAGGCGCCGAGCTTCATCGGGCTCACCCGCGGCGCTGCCGAGGACCGGGCCGCGGAGTACGGCCTGCAGGTGTCGTTCACCGACCTCCCCGGCGGCACCGGCGTCGTGATCACCCAGAGCCCCGCGCCGGGCGTGATGGTCAGCTACGGCGACACGATCCAGCTCTTCCTGCTGTGA
- a CDS encoding deoxyribonuclease IV yields MRRGSEATTGVVQQCRRRGADCAQVFVSNPRAWAPPSFSDEAAARFRDAWTTSGLGPLAAHAPYVVNIASPNRGFLARSRTLARRTARACDLLGVDLLVVHAGAGGTGEPARSRRRAVRSLLETVGAAEGVRVLVELMAGTRGAVASTIAEAAALLEVTDDDRLGLCLDICHLFAAGYGLDTPEGVAAMFDELAAHELTGRVCLVHANDSAFSKGERRDRHAPIGEGAIGAEGWRALLARPEAADWTFVLETPGDAASHAAQIALLRSLAPPDVARGAPVQGSSSALGPSW; encoded by the coding sequence GTGCGCCGTGGGTCGGAAGCCACCACCGGCGTCGTCCAGCAGTGCCGCCGACGTGGCGCCGACTGCGCCCAGGTCTTCGTCTCGAATCCCCGCGCCTGGGCTCCCCCGTCGTTCTCCGACGAGGCCGCCGCGCGGTTCCGAGATGCCTGGACGACCAGCGGGCTCGGTCCGCTGGCGGCCCACGCCCCGTACGTGGTGAACATCGCCTCGCCGAACCGCGGCTTCCTCGCGCGCTCCCGGACCCTCGCTCGACGTACGGCCCGTGCCTGTGACCTCCTCGGAGTCGACCTGCTCGTGGTACACGCGGGGGCGGGCGGCACCGGCGAGCCTGCGCGATCGCGTCGTCGTGCGGTCCGCAGCCTGCTCGAGACGGTCGGGGCCGCCGAGGGGGTGCGCGTGCTCGTGGAGCTGATGGCCGGGACGCGCGGGGCGGTCGCCTCAACGATCGCGGAGGCTGCGGCTCTGCTCGAGGTTACCGACGACGATCGCCTCGGGTTGTGTCTCGACATCTGCCACCTGTTCGCGGCGGGCTACGGACTCGACACGCCCGAAGGGGTTGCGGCGATGTTCGACGAATTGGCGGCGCACGAGCTCACCGGGCGGGTCTGCCTCGTGCACGCCAACGACTCCGCCTTTTCCAAGGGGGAACGCCGCGACCGCCACGCCCCGATCGGCGAGGGGGCGATCGGGGCGGAGGGATGGCGTGCATTGCTGGCACGACCGGAGGCGGCCGACTGGACGTTCGTGCTCGAGACCCCTGGCGACGCGGCGTCGCACGCGGCGCAGATCGCGCTGCTGCGCAGCCTGGCCCCGCCTGACGTCGCGAGGGGTGCGCCCGTTCAGGGTTCGAGCTCCGCCCTCGGTCCCTCCTGGTAG
- a CDS encoding sulfite oxidase-like oxidoreductase has protein sequence MGLFTKNYPPEIAPRIPPGQRLVKTWPVLHYGPIPTFDGAHWDLEVSGLVANPFTLSYEELRALPSVTVGADMHCVTGWTTLDNAWEGVPFRTILERAQPAPEAKWVIAESPSGYTSDLSLDAMSDDDVLLAWRNYGEDLTPEHGWPLRLVVPKRYAWKSAKWLTGLRFSDRNERGFWEERGYHVHAEPFAEERYSYQEGPRAELEP, from the coding sequence ATGGGCCTGTTCACGAAGAACTATCCGCCCGAGATCGCCCCCCGCATCCCGCCGGGTCAGCGTCTCGTGAAGACCTGGCCGGTGCTGCACTACGGGCCGATCCCGACGTTCGACGGCGCGCACTGGGACCTCGAGGTCTCGGGTCTCGTGGCGAACCCGTTCACGCTGAGCTACGAGGAGCTTCGAGCCCTGCCGAGCGTCACCGTGGGCGCCGACATGCATTGCGTGACGGGCTGGACGACGCTGGACAACGCGTGGGAAGGGGTCCCGTTCCGCACGATCCTCGAACGCGCGCAGCCGGCGCCAGAAGCGAAGTGGGTGATCGCGGAGAGCCCGTCCGGGTACACGTCGGACCTGTCGCTCGATGCGATGAGCGACGATGACGTGCTGCTCGCATGGCGCAACTACGGCGAGGACCTGACACCCGAGCACGGCTGGCCGCTCCGGCTCGTGGTGCCGAAGCGGTACGCGTGGAAGAGCGCGAAGTGGCTCACGGGACTCCGGTTCAGCGACCGCAACGAACGCGGATTCTGGGAGGAACGCGGCTACCACGTGCACGCCGAGCCGTTCGCGGAGGAGCGCTACAGCTACCAGGAGGGACCGAGGGCGGAGCTCGAACCCTGA